One segment of Pangasianodon hypophthalmus isolate fPanHyp1 chromosome 10, fPanHyp1.pri, whole genome shotgun sequence DNA contains the following:
- the rsad2 gene encoding radical S-adenosyl methionine domain-containing protein 2, with translation MLLSNQVALVRMLLQLCISNVHCMLSEVMRWMFSVWMRMNRAQVDTQPKRPQLSSSSSSTARGEVTTPSSVNYHFTRQCNYKCGFCFHTAKTSFVLPIDEAKRGLRLLKEAGMEKINFSGGEPFLHQKGVFLGELVQYCKQELQLPSVSIVSNGSMIKETWFQKYGEYLDILAVSCDSFDEETNQAIGRAQGRKSHIENLYKVRNWCREYKVAFKINSVINTFNVQEDMTEHITGLNPVRWKVFQCLLIEGENTGENSLREAEKFVITDQEFQDFLDRHQSINCLVPESNQKMKDSYLILDEYMRFLDCRAGRKDPSKSILDVGVEEAIKFSGFDERMFLKRGGKYVWSKADMKLEW, from the exons ATGTTGCTTTCCAATCAAGTGGCCTTGGTGAGGATGCTCCTGCAGCTGTGCATCAGTAATGTGCACTGTATGCTTTCGGAAGTGATGAGATGGATGTTTTCTGTGTGGATGAGAATGAACAGGGCGCAGGTGGACACTCAGCCCAAGCGCCCTCaactcagcagcagcagcagcagcacggCGCGAGGTGAAGTCACAACCCCGAGCAGTGTGAACTACCATTTCACCCGCCAGTGCAATTATAAGTGCGGCTTCTGCTTTCACACGGCAAAGACGTCCTTCGTCTTGCCTATAGACGAGGCGAAGAGAGGCCTGCGACTCCTGAAAGAAGCAG GAATGGAGAAAATCAACTTCTCTGGTGGAGAACCTTTCTTGCACCAGAAGGGTGTCTTTCTGGGGGAACTGGTTCAATACTGCaaacaagagcttcagttaccGAGCGTCAGTATTGTCAGCAATGGCAGCATGATCAAGGAGACCTGGTTTCAGAAATATG GAGAGTATTTGGACATTCTAGCAGTATCCTGTGATAGCTTTGATGAGGAAACCAACCAAGCGATCGGTCGGGCCCAGGGCAGAAAAAGCCACATAGAAAACCTGTATAAAGTGCGAAACTGGTGCAGGGAGTACAAAGTGGCTTTCAAAATCAATTCAGTCATCAACACCTTCAACGTTCAAGAAGACATGACTGAGCACATCACTGGCCTTAATCCTGTGCGCTGGAAG GTGTTTCAGTGCCTCCTGATTGAGGGTGAGAACACAGGCGAGAATAGCCTTCGAGAAGCAGAGAAATTTGTCATCACTGATCAGGAGTTCCAGGATTTCCTGGACCGCCACCAAAGCATTAACTGTCTGGTCCCAGAGTCGAATCAAAAG atgAAAGACTCCTACTTGATTTTGGATGAATAT ATGCGTTTCCTGGATTGTCGAGCAGGGAGGAAAGACCCATCAAAGTCCATTCTGGATGTCGGAGTAGAGGAGGCTATAAAGTTCAGTGGGTTTGATGAGAGGATGTTTCTTAAAAGAGGGGGAAAATATGTGTGGAGCAAAGCAGATATGAAGCTTGAGTGGTGA